One genomic segment of Camelus ferus isolate YT-003-E chromosome 19, BCGSAC_Cfer_1.0, whole genome shotgun sequence includes these proteins:
- the SLC52A3 gene encoding solute carrier family 52, riboflavin transporter, member 3 has product MAFLIHLLVCTFGMGSWVAINGLWVELPLLVTELPEGWYLPSYLTVVIQLANIGPLLVTLLHHFRPGCLSEVPVIFTVLSVGTIACTLFAFLWNITSWALGGHHSIAFLVLTFFLALVDCTSSVTFLPFMSRLPTHYLTTFFVGEGLSGLLPALVALAQGSGLTTCVNITETSDTTPSAETTRNMDIPQGANSTVMPDLAGTASALLHLESRYLPANFSPLVFFLLLAFMMACCLVAFFFLQRQPRHWEASVEDLLTSQVTLHSIQPREGKGLGLPGPEDSSQDQEHLKEKAAPRHPAHLTFIYILVAFVNALTNGVLPSVQTYSCLSYGPVAYHLSATLSSMANPLACFLSMFLPNRSLPFLGVLAVFGTGFGAYNMAMAVMSPCPLMQGHWGGEVLIVVSWVLFIGCLSYVKVMLGVILRDHSRSALLWCGAVVQLGSLLGALLMFPLVNVLRLFSSADFCSLQCSA; this is encoded by the exons ATGGCCTTCTTGATACACCTGCTGGTCTGCACCTTCGGGATGGGCTCCTGGGTGGCCATCAACGGACTCTGGGTAGAGCTGCCCCTGCTGGTGACGGAACTGCCCGAGGGCTGGTACCTACCTTCCTACCTCACAGTGGTCATCCAGCTGGCCAACATCGGCCCCCTCCTGGTCACCCTCCTCCATCACTTCCGGCCTGGCTGTCTTTCCGAGGTGCCTGTCATCTTCACTGTGCTGAGCGTGGGGACCATCGCCTGCACCCTCTTCGCCTTCCTCTGGAACATCACCTCCTGGGCCTTAGGTGGCCACCACAGCATTGCCTTCCTGGTCCTCACCTTCTTCCTGGCCCTAGTGGACTGCACCTCCTCTGTCACCTTCCTGCCTTTCATGAGCAGGCTGCCCACCCACTACCTCACCACTTTCTTTGTGGGTGAAGGACTCAGTGGCCTCCTGCCCGCCCTGGTAGCTCTCGCCCAGGGCTCCGGCCTCACCACGTGTGTTAACATCACTGAGACCTCAGACACCACCCCGAGCGCTGAGACCACCAGGAACATGGACATCCCACAG GGAGCTAACAGTACTGTGATGCCCGACCTCGCTGGGACGGCATCTGCCCTGCTCCATCTGGAAAGCCGCTACCTCCCCGCCAACTTCTCGCCCTTGGTCTTCTTCCTCCTGCTCGCCTTCATGATGGCCTGCTGCCTCGtggctttctttttcctccagcgTCAACCTAGGCACTGGGAAGCCTCCGTAGAAGACCTCCTGACCTCTCAGGTCACCCTCCACTCCATCCAGCCGCGGGAAGGGAAGGGCCTGGGCCTCCCAGGCCCCGAGGACAGCAGCCAGGACCAGGAGCATCTGAAGGAGAAGGCGGCCCCCCGCCACCCGGCCCACCTGACCTTCATCTACATCCTGGTGGCCTTTGTGAACGCGCTCACCAACGGCGTGCTACCCTCCGTGCAGACCTACTCCTGCCTGTCCTACGGGCCTGTGGCTTACCACCTGTCCGCCACCCTCAGCTCCATGGCCAACCCCCTCGCCTGCTTCCTCTCCATGTTTCTGCCAAACAG GTCTCTGCCATTCCTGGGGGTCCTTGCAGTGTTCGGGACTGGCTTTGGGGCCTACAACATGGCCATGGCCGTGATGAGCCCCTGCCCCCTCATGCAGGGCCACTGGGGCGGAGAAGTCCTCATC GTGGTTTCGTGGGTGCTGTTCATTGGCTGTCTGAGCTACGTCAAGGTGATGCTGGGAGTAATCCTGCGCGACCATAGCCGCAGCGCCCTCTTGTGGTGTGGGGCGGTGGTGCAGCTGGGCTCACTCCTCGGAGCGCTTCTCATGTTCCCGCTGGTCAACGTGTTGAGGCTCTTCTCATCCGCTGACTTCTGCAGTCTTCAGTGCTCTGCGTAG